Proteins from a genomic interval of Fundulus heteroclitus isolate FHET01 unplaced genomic scaffold, MU-UCD_Fhet_4.1 scaffold_159, whole genome shotgun sequence:
- the LOC118558801 gene encoding LOW QUALITY PROTEIN: putative proline-rich protein 21 (The sequence of the model RefSeq protein was modified relative to this genomic sequence to represent the inferred CDS: deleted 1 base in 1 codon), translating to MFKRQSDPNPPSIHPSIHPCMHPSIHPSIHPSIHPSIHASIHASIHPSMHLSMHPSIHASIHASIHASIHLSIHASIHPCIHPSIHACIHPSIHASIHPSIHASIHPFMHPSNHASIYASIHPCIHPCIHPSMHPSHPCIQPCIYLCIQPFSIHPSIHPCIHPSIHASIHPCIHPSIHASIHPSIHASIHASIHPSIQPCIYLCIHPSMHPSMHPSIHASNHASIYASNLSSIHPIPQIQGLHNTALAPLIENNPPGSQTHICSGEEGGGEAGIMLGQHSQEARSNRLESCRSQAAARHGTREWNQNTATGFWFWW from the exons ATGTTCAAACGCCAATCTGACCCTaaccctccatccatccatccatccatccatccatgcatgcatccatccatccatccatccatccatccatccatccatccatccatccatgcatccatccatgcatccatccatccatccatgcatctatctatgcatccatccatccatgcatccatccatgcatccatccatgcatccatccatttatccatccatgcatccatccatccatgcatccatccatccatccatgcatgcatccatccatccatccatgcatccatccatccatccatccatgcatccatccatccattcatgcatccatccaACCATGCATCTatctatgcatccatccatccatgcatccatccatgcatccatccatccatgcatccatcccaTCCATGCATCCAACCATGCATCTATCTATGCATCCaacctttc tccatccatccatccatccatccatgcatccatccatccatccatgcatccatccatccatgcatccatccatccatccatgcatccatccatccatccatccatgcatccatccatgcatccatccatccatccatccaaccatgcATCTatctatgcatccatccatccatgcatccatccatgcatccatccatccatgcatccaacCATGCATCTATCTATGCATCCaacctttcatccatccat CCAATCCCGCAGATTCAGGGGCTTCACAACACCGCGCTGGCTCCGCTGATTGAAAACAATCCACCTGGGAGTCAGACTCACATCTGCAGCGGGGAGGAGGGCGGAGGAGAGGCAGGAATAAT GTTGGGTCAACATTCGCAGGAGGCCCGCTCCAACCGGCTGGAGTCCTGCAGAAGCCAAGCTGCTGCTCGGCATGGCACCAGGGAGTGGAACCAGAACACGGCCaccgggttctggttctggtggtgA